The proteins below come from a single Oryzomicrobium terrae genomic window:
- the napG gene encoding ferredoxin-type protein NapG — protein MADRPDMPATPDLPRAPRGGAAGTAPAPATPEQGGPASGARRRFLNGIAGAAGSACLMGLGVGLYSRQARALPALALRPPGALAEADFLAACVRCGLCVRDCPYDTLKLAPLGDAAGVGAAGTPYFSARQVPCEMCEDIPCVKACPTGALDHGLTDINQARMGLAALVDHESCLNFLGLRCDVCYRVCPVIDQAITLEKMHNPRSDRHAMLLPTVHSDHCTGCGKCEKSCVLPEAAIKVFPLALAKGKLPEHYRKGWEEKEKAGGSLIGDQLQLPARGVDTPPASPIGGAGLPSAPSHPVVPSAPPGLGGER, from the coding sequence ATGGCCGACCGCCCCGACATGCCCGCCACTCCGGACCTGCCCCGCGCCCCGCGCGGGGGGGCGGCCGGGACTGCCCCTGCGCCGGCGACGCCGGAACAGGGCGGTCCGGCCTCCGGTGCCCGCCGCCGGTTTCTCAACGGCATCGCGGGGGCGGCGGGGAGCGCCTGCCTGATGGGTCTGGGCGTCGGGCTCTATTCACGCCAGGCGCGGGCCTTGCCGGCCCTGGCCCTGCGCCCGCCCGGGGCGCTGGCCGAGGCCGACTTCCTGGCCGCCTGCGTGCGCTGCGGGTTGTGCGTGCGTGACTGCCCCTACGACACCCTCAAGCTCGCCCCCCTGGGCGATGCCGCCGGGGTCGGGGCCGCGGGCACGCCTTACTTCAGCGCCCGCCAGGTGCCCTGCGAGATGTGCGAGGACATCCCCTGCGTCAAAGCCTGCCCCACCGGGGCCCTCGATCACGGGTTGACCGACATCAACCAGGCGCGCATGGGGCTGGCGGCCCTGGTGGACCACGAAAGCTGTCTCAACTTCCTCGGGCTGCGCTGCGACGTCTGCTACCGGGTGTGCCCGGTGATCGACCAGGCCATCACCCTGGAGAAGATGCACAACCCGCGCTCCGACCGCCACGCCATGCTCCTGCCCACGGTGCATTCGGACCACTGCACCGGCTGCGGCAAGTGCGAGAAGTCCTGCGTGCTGCCGGAAGCGGCGATCAAGGTGTTCCCCCTGGCCCTGGCCAAGGGCAAGTTGCCGGAGCACTACCGCAAGGGCTGGGAGGAGAAGGAAAAGGCCGGCGGTTCCCTGATCGGCGACCAGTTGCAGCTGCCCGCCCGGGGCGTCGACACGCCACCCGCCTCGCCGATCGGTGGCGCCGGCCTGCCGTCCGCCCCGTCCCACCCCGTCGTGCCGTCCGCCCCGCCGGGGCTGGGCGGGGAGCGCTGA
- the napH gene encoding quinol dehydrogenase ferredoxin subunit NapH — MAVSTSAAKRLSRPGQEAVRTRGWLAAHKWLLLRRASQLTILALFLAGPWFGVWLVKGNLTSSLTLGVLPLTDPYALLQSLAAGHWPYKTALIGAAIVLAFYLLLGGRVFCSWVCPVNLITDAAAWSRRRLGLKTGKTPAEATRRWLLGATLVVSAATGSIAWEWVNPVSFFHRSLFFGWGLGWLALAAVFVYDLTVARGWCGHLCPMGAFYSLLGKTALARVTAPQRARCNDCMDCFAVCPEPQVIRPALKGSGSPVILSSDCTTCGRCVDVCGQDVFRFSHRFDQRSAS, encoded by the coding sequence ATGGCCGTCTCGACTTCCGCTGCCAAGCGCCTCAGCCGGCCCGGCCAGGAGGCCGTGCGCACCCGGGGCTGGCTGGCCGCCCACAAGTGGCTGCTGCTGCGTCGGGCTTCGCAACTGACCATCCTCGCCCTGTTCCTGGCCGGGCCCTGGTTCGGCGTCTGGCTGGTCAAGGGCAACCTCACCTCCAGCCTGACCCTGGGGGTGCTGCCCCTGACCGATCCCTACGCCCTGCTGCAATCCCTGGCGGCCGGCCACTGGCCTTACAAGACCGCCCTGATCGGTGCGGCCATCGTGCTCGCCTTCTATCTGCTGCTCGGCGGCCGGGTGTTCTGCAGCTGGGTCTGCCCGGTAAACCTGATTACCGATGCCGCTGCCTGGTCGCGCCGCCGCCTCGGCCTCAAGACCGGCAAGACCCCGGCGGAGGCCACCCGGCGCTGGCTGCTCGGCGCCACCCTGGTGGTGTCGGCGGCCACCGGGAGCATCGCCTGGGAGTGGGTCAATCCGGTCTCCTTCTTCCACCGCAGCCTGTTCTTCGGCTGGGGGCTGGGCTGGCTGGCCCTGGCGGCGGTGTTCGTCTACGACCTGACCGTGGCGCGCGGCTGGTGCGGCCACCTGTGCCCGATGGGCGCCTTCTACTCCCTGCTCGGCAAGACCGCCCTGGCCCGGGTCACCGCGCCGCAGCGGGCCCGCTGCAACGATTGCATGGACTGCTTTGCCGTCTGCCCCGAACCCCAGGTGATCCGCCCCGCCCTCAAGGGCAGCGGCTCGCCGGTGATCCTTTCCTCCGACTGCACCACCTGCGGCCGCTGCGTGGACGTCTGCGGCCAGGATGTCTTCCGTTTTTCACATAGATTCGATCAAAGGAGCGCGTCATGA
- a CDS encoding nitrate reductase cytochrome c-type subunit, translating into MKLSLPVLTAAVTLASLLAVPSFHAAAAEPKPVVESLRHADIKADVNEGDIYKYEKDREPIPREYVQQPPLIPHTIANYNITKEFNKCMDCHSWTRYKETGATKVSLTHFKDRDGKELSNISPRRYFCTQCHVPQTNARPLVGNTFKRAQGLN; encoded by the coding sequence ATGAAACTCTCCCTGCCCGTGCTGACCGCGGCCGTCACCCTCGCCAGCCTGCTCGCGGTTCCCTCCTTCCACGCCGCGGCGGCCGAGCCCAAGCCGGTGGTGGAATCCCTGCGCCACGCCGACATCAAGGCGGACGTGAACGAGGGGGATATCTACAAGTACGAGAAGGACCGGGAGCCGATTCCCCGTGAATACGTGCAGCAGCCGCCCCTGATTCCGCACACCATCGCCAACTACAACATCACCAAAGAATTCAACAAGTGCATGGACTGCCACTCCTGGACGCGTTACAAGGAGACCGGCGCCACCAAGGTGTCCCTGACCCATTTCAAGGACCGGGACGGCAAGGAGCTCTCCAACATCAGCCCGCGCCGCTACTTCTGCACCCAGTGCCACGTGCCCCAGACCAACGCCCGGCCGCTGGTGGGCAACACCTTCAAGCGCGCCCAAGGACTCAACTAA
- a CDS encoding NapC/NirT family cytochrome c — protein sequence MTSADNKQEKKSLYKRLMAIGPVTVVGLFVAGILFWGGFNTAMEWTNREEFCISCHEMKDNVYQEYRNTIHFTNRSGVRATCPDCHVPKEWVPKIIRKIQASNEVLHKILGSIDTPEKFNAKRLELAEHEWARMKRTDSRECRNCHNFEYFDYSEQGRRSARMHQEGLNGGKTCIDCHKGIAHRLPAVEQSIGAEKNGAAPEVFHPPVEKSAAEPAKADEAAQK from the coding sequence ATGACATCGGCTGACAACAAGCAAGAAAAGAAAAGCCTCTACAAGCGCCTGATGGCCATCGGTCCGGTGACCGTGGTCGGCCTGTTCGTTGCGGGCATCCTGTTCTGGGGCGGCTTCAACACCGCCATGGAATGGACCAACCGGGAAGAGTTCTGCATCTCCTGCCACGAGATGAAGGACAACGTGTACCAGGAGTACCGCAACACCATCCACTTCACCAACCGTTCCGGCGTGCGCGCCACCTGCCCGGACTGCCACGTGCCCAAGGAGTGGGTGCCCAAGATCATCCGCAAGATCCAGGCGTCTAACGAGGTGCTGCACAAGATCCTCGGCTCCATCGACACCCCGGAGAAGTTCAACGCCAAGCGCCTCGAACTGGCCGAGCACGAATGGGCGCGGATGAAGCGCACCGATTCTCGCGAGTGCCGCAACTGCCACAACTTCGAGTACTTCGACTACTCGGAGCAGGGCCGCCGCTCGGCGCGCATGCACCAGGAAGGCCTCAACGGCGGCAAGACTTGCATCGACTGCCACAAGGGCATCGCCCACCGCCTGCCCGCCGTCGAGCAGAGCATCGGCGCGGAAAAGAACGGCGCGGCGCCGGAAGTGTTCCACCCGCCGGTGGAAAAGTCCGCCGCCGAACCGGCCAAGGCCGACGAGGCTGCGCAGAAGTAA
- a CDS encoding lysylphosphatidylglycerol synthase transmembrane domain-containing protein, with protein sequence MISAKTAVKLAAAPLLLAAVVWVVDPARVAATFRRLDLAWVAVGLLVSIASNVVSAWRWHELSRWLGLRSPLMAMVRVYFQGMTANTLLPGATLSGDMLRAGLLVRGGNPVLESGLSVVLDRFSGLWVLCLMSGAVAGAVLLALGLPPFWQGPALPVLATAGLTLAATLGLFLLPLLFFWGARHGLLPRLPARWRTQAERLLGLPAAGRQFVWQLGMSALVQVLSIGALALAGRATGLELPVWTYAVAAAPIFIMAALPVSFGGWGTREAGAAVCLGLFGASTELAVTASLLYGIYATVQAGLGVALSYLPNSGQGETPRQ encoded by the coding sequence GTGATTTCCGCCAAGACCGCCGTCAAGCTGGCGGCGGCCCCCCTGCTGCTCGCCGCCGTGGTGTGGGTGGTGGACCCGGCCCGGGTCGCCGCCACCTTCCGCCGCCTCGACCTGGCCTGGGTCGCCGTCGGCCTGCTGGTGTCGATCGCCTCCAACGTGGTATCGGCCTGGCGCTGGCACGAGCTGTCGCGCTGGCTGGGGCTGCGCTCGCCGCTGATGGCCATGGTGCGCGTCTATTTCCAGGGCATGACCGCCAACACCCTGCTGCCCGGCGCCACCCTGTCCGGCGACATGCTGCGCGCCGGCCTGCTGGTGCGCGGGGGCAACCCGGTACTGGAGTCGGGCCTGTCGGTGGTGCTCGACCGCTTTTCCGGCCTGTGGGTGCTGTGCCTGATGTCCGGCGCGGTGGCCGGCGCGGTGCTGCTCGCCCTGGGCCTGCCGCCCTTCTGGCAGGGCCCGGCCCTGCCGGTGCTGGCCACCGCCGGCCTGACCCTGGCCGCCACCCTGGGCCTGTTCCTGCTGCCCCTGCTGTTCTTCTGGGGTGCCCGCCACGGCCTGCTGCCGCGTCTGCCGGCGCGCTGGCGCACCCAGGCGGAGCGCCTGCTCGGCCTGCCCGCGGCCGGCCGCCAGTTCGTCTGGCAACTGGGCATGTCGGCCCTGGTGCAGGTGCTCTCCATCGGCGCCCTGGCCCTGGCCGGCCGCGCCACCGGGCTGGAGCTGCCGGTGTGGACCTACGCCGTGGCCGCCGCGCCGATCTTCATCATGGCCGCCCTGCCGGTCAGCTTCGGCGGCTGGGGCACCCGGGAAGCCGGCGCCGCGGTGTGCCTGGGCCTGTTCGGCGCCAGCACCGAGCTGGCGGTAACCGCCTCCCTGCTCTACGGCATCTACGCCACGGTGCAAGCCGGCCTGGGCGTGGCGCTCAGCTACCTGCCCAATAGCGGGCAGGGCGAAACCCCGCGCCAGTAG
- a CDS encoding glycosyltransferase family 2 protein, producing the protein MTTMTDTPTRPTPPNVSIVIPIYNEQENLPDLVAKVGEALLPTGRSFELICVDDGSRDRSAWVLRDLAAKTPWLKPRYLMRNYGQTAALQAGFDAATGKYVATLDGDLQNDPADIPALLDRLDNDASVDMISGWRKDRQDKAVSRKLPSMIANRLISKVTGVTLHDYGCALKVYRGEIIRRIRLYGELHRFIPILAAEAGARITEVPVRHHARTRGVSKYGIDRTFRVILDLLLMRFMMRYLHRPLHAFGGVGLWLLVPGLAALAWLLGVKLFGHDIGGRPLLLAGVMLSLMGVNLIGLGVLGEVLIRVYHEPEGRDQYRLREAPEGDV; encoded by the coding sequence ATGACCACCATGACCGACACCCCGACCCGCCCCACCCCGCCCAACGTCTCCATCGTCATCCCCATCTACAACGAGCAGGAGAACCTGCCCGACCTGGTGGCCAAGGTCGGCGAGGCCCTGCTGCCCACCGGGCGCAGCTTCGAGCTGATCTGCGTGGACGACGGCTCCCGGGACCGCTCGGCCTGGGTGCTGCGCGACCTGGCGGCCAAGACGCCCTGGCTCAAGCCGCGCTACCTGATGCGCAACTACGGCCAGACCGCCGCCCTGCAGGCCGGCTTCGACGCCGCCACCGGCAAGTACGTGGCGACCCTGGACGGCGACCTGCAGAACGACCCGGCGGACATTCCCGCCCTGCTCGACCGCCTCGACAACGATGCGTCGGTGGACATGATCTCGGGCTGGCGCAAGGACCGGCAGGACAAGGCGGTGTCGCGCAAGCTGCCGTCGATGATCGCCAACCGGCTGATCTCCAAGGTCACCGGCGTGACCCTGCACGACTACGGCTGCGCCCTGAAGGTGTACCGCGGCGAGATCATCCGCCGCATCCGCCTCTACGGCGAACTGCACCGCTTCATCCCGATCCTGGCCGCCGAGGCCGGCGCCCGCATCACCGAGGTGCCGGTGCGTCATCACGCCCGCACCCGGGGCGTCTCCAAGTACGGCATCGACCGCACCTTCCGGGTGATCCTCGACCTCTTGCTGATGCGCTTCATGATGCGCTACCTGCACCGCCCGCTGCACGCCTTCGGCGGCGTCGGCCTGTGGCTGCTGGTACCGGGCCTGGCGGCGCTGGCCTGGCTGCTCGGCGTCAAACTGTTCGGCCACGACATCGGCGGCCGGCCCCTGCTGCTGGCCGGGGTGATGCTGTCCCTGATGGGGGTCAACCTGATCGGCCTGGGGGTGCTTGGCGAAGTGCTGATCCGGGTCTATCACGAGCCGGAAGGCCGGGATCAGTACCGGCTGCGCGAGGCGCCGGAAGGCGACGTCTGA
- a CDS encoding sialidase family protein, which translates to MSAAPRIRRIAAALALLAAVGAAAWRAPRPVVSDFVTTSTAVAALAPKPPALHHVPVAPLADDFLPRVAPTAHGASLVALADGDVAAAWFAGSREGAPDVSIYLSRWHAVGRGGVWSAPVAVATREGVQAATGRYVRKLGNPVLGQDSDGRLHLWFVSVAFGGWAGSALNHQVSEDGGLTWSGAQRLVTSPFLNISTLVRNPPLWPDHGGGVALPVYHEFIAKHGEWLRLDDQGRVVDKVRLPQPRRALQPAVAPLGNGALLALLRDAGPGPGHVLSATSPDGGAHWQAGAPLPIANPNAAVALLRLTNGSLLLACNPVPGNRNRLSLWLSPDQGANWREVQVLDASDDGDDEFSYPALAQDSAGRIHVVYTWKRETLRHHVFAANALQESRP; encoded by the coding sequence GTGAGCGCCGCGCCGCGTATCCGCCGCATCGCCGCCGCCCTGGCCCTGCTTGCCGCCGTCGGTGCCGCGGCCTGGCGCGCGCCCCGCCCTGTGGTCAGCGATTTCGTCACCACCTCTACCGCCGTGGCCGCCCTGGCGCCCAAGCCCCCCGCCCTGCACCACGTGCCGGTCGCGCCCCTGGCCGATGACTTCCTGCCCCGGGTCGCCCCCACCGCCCACGGCGCCAGCCTGGTCGCCCTGGCCGACGGCGACGTGGCCGCCGCCTGGTTCGCCGGCAGCCGGGAAGGAGCGCCGGACGTGAGCATTTACCTGTCCCGCTGGCATGCCGTGGGGCGCGGCGGCGTGTGGTCTGCGCCGGTGGCCGTCGCCACCCGGGAAGGGGTGCAGGCCGCCACTGGCCGCTACGTACGCAAGCTCGGCAACCCGGTGCTCGGCCAGGACAGCGACGGCCGCCTGCACCTGTGGTTTGTCAGCGTCGCCTTCGGCGGCTGGGCCGGCTCCGCCCTCAACCACCAGGTGTCCGAGGATGGCGGGCTGACCTGGAGCGGTGCCCAGCGGCTGGTAACCTCGCCCTTCCTCAACATCAGTACCCTGGTGCGTAACCCGCCCCTGTGGCCGGATCATGGCGGCGGCGTGGCCCTGCCGGTGTATCACGAGTTCATCGCCAAGCACGGCGAGTGGCTGCGCCTGGACGACCAGGGCCGGGTGGTGGACAAGGTCCGCCTGCCTCAACCGCGCCGCGCCCTGCAACCGGCGGTGGCGCCCCTCGGCAACGGCGCGCTGCTCGCCCTGCTGCGCGACGCCGGCCCGGGCCCGGGCCATGTGCTGAGCGCCACCTCCCCGGACGGCGGCGCCCACTGGCAGGCCGGCGCCCCGCTGCCGATCGCCAACCCCAACGCCGCCGTGGCCCTGCTGCGCCTGACCAACGGCAGCCTGCTGCTGGCCTGCAACCCGGTGCCCGGCAACCGCAACCGCCTGTCGCTGTGGCTGTCGCCGGACCAGGGCGCCAACTGGCGCGAGGTCCAGGTGCTCGATGCCAGCGACGACGGCGACGACGAGTTCTCCTACCCGGCCCTGGCCCAGGACAGCGCCGGACGCATCCACGTGGTCTATACCTGGAAGCGCGAAACCCTGCGCCATCACGTGTTTGCCGCCAACGCCCTGCAGGAGTCCCGGCCATGA
- a CDS encoding phospholipid carrier-dependent glycosyltransferase — MTVPSRGDGFPGPASDLFPPMPFLSPPPRRWPLALLGLFLAALVVFGIGIQEPTGLTGKDEYFLGLRTPMEMMEKDAWVVPVLNDQPRLKKPPMLYWLGRASFEVFGPSLPAARGITVLFAALLVVATAALGRRLTGSAGAGLWAAVLLFTVMGLASESRRFMLDVPTAALSTLAFLGLVRWKDERRAGDLVLAAVLLAAGFLLKGPIVAVVCGAGVLGLLLSGQWAWADLWRRKFSLAGALGLFLALALPWFIYVRLRYPEAAAAELQEELEARQLFTPSPETLLGALQIVLPWSFVLLALVWRLRREPGPARMLLVWAGFTVLPFCFIHTFDRYLVGSLVPFALILGFALARGERFPAWALRLGAGLVLLMAGVFAAFAFWFHLGGWGWLLPPLALLLWAAWRADPRAMAAAMALVWLAFFGLLFPRLGINAVPDAVRALAADRPVLMFDGPQPAMLPILLGHPLRHTSTLDARDLAPPRLLIFVRAEDEARLREQARALGADLRTLGDYPVLASRGSGIRFTRDGAGKAQWLDAIRSRSLAPLESTVRYLEVQAPTGREGRP, encoded by the coding sequence ATGACCGTCCCGTCCCGGGGCGACGGCTTCCCCGGCCCCGCCTCCGACCTCTTCCCGCCCATGCCCTTCCTCTCCCCCCCTCCCCGGCGCTGGCCCCTGGCCCTGCTCGGCCTGTTCCTCGCCGCCCTGGTGGTGTTCGGCATCGGCATCCAGGAGCCCACCGGCCTGACCGGCAAGGACGAATACTTCCTGGGCCTGCGCACCCCCATGGAGATGATGGAGAAGGACGCCTGGGTGGTGCCGGTGCTCAACGACCAGCCGCGCCTCAAGAAGCCCCCCATGCTGTACTGGCTGGGCCGTGCCAGTTTCGAAGTGTTCGGCCCCTCCCTGCCCGCCGCCCGGGGCATCACCGTGCTGTTCGCCGCCCTGCTGGTGGTCGCCACCGCCGCCCTGGGGCGCCGCCTCACCGGCTCCGCCGGGGCCGGCCTGTGGGCCGCGGTGCTGCTGTTCACGGTGATGGGGTTGGCCAGCGAGTCGCGCCGCTTCATGCTCGACGTGCCCACCGCCGCCCTGTCCACCCTGGCCTTCCTCGGCCTGGTGCGCTGGAAGGACGAGCGCCGTGCCGGCGATCTGGTGCTGGCCGCCGTGCTGCTCGCCGCCGGCTTCCTGCTCAAGGGGCCGATCGTTGCCGTGGTGTGCGGCGCCGGCGTGCTCGGCCTGCTGCTCTCGGGCCAGTGGGCCTGGGCCGACCTGTGGCGGCGCAAGTTCTCCCTCGCCGGCGCCCTGGGCCTGTTCCTGGCCCTGGCCCTGCCCTGGTTCATCTACGTGCGGCTGCGCTACCCGGAGGCCGCCGCCGCCGAACTGCAGGAAGAACTGGAAGCCCGCCAGCTGTTCACTCCGTCGCCGGAAACCCTGCTCGGCGCCCTGCAGATCGTCCTGCCCTGGAGCTTCGTGCTGCTGGCCCTGGTCTGGCGGCTGCGCCGCGAGCCCGGCCCGGCCCGCATGCTGCTGGTGTGGGCGGGCTTCACCGTGCTGCCGTTCTGCTTCATCCACACCTTCGACCGCTACCTGGTCGGTTCCCTGGTGCCCTTTGCCCTGATCCTCGGCTTCGCCCTGGCCCGGGGCGAGCGCTTCCCCGCCTGGGCGCTGCGCCTGGGCGCCGGGCTGGTGCTGCTGATGGCCGGGGTGTTCGCCGCTTTCGCCTTCTGGTTCCACCTGGGCGGCTGGGGCTGGCTGCTGCCGCCCCTGGCGCTGCTGCTGTGGGCCGCCTGGCGGGCCGATCCCCGCGCCATGGCGGCGGCCATGGCGCTGGTGTGGCTGGCCTTCTTCGGCCTGCTCTTCCCCCGCCTCGGCATCAACGCCGTGCCCGACGCAGTGCGCGCCCTGGCCGCCGACCGGCCGGTGCTGATGTTCGACGGCCCCCAGCCGGCCATGCTGCCGATCCTGCTCGGCCACCCGTTGCGCCACACCAGTACGCTGGACGCCCGCGACCTGGCCCCGCCCCGGCTACTGATCTTCGTCCGCGCCGAGGACGAAGCCCGCCTGCGCGAACAAGCTCGCGCCCTGGGCGCCGACCTGCGCACCCTGGGCGATTACCCGGTGCTCGCCTCCCGGGGGTCGGGCATCCGCTTCACCCGGGACGGCGCCGGCAAGGCGCAATGGCTGGACGCGATCCGCAGCCGTTCCCTGGCGCCCCTGGAATCCACCGTGCGCTACTTGGAAGTGCAGGCGCCCACAGGCAGAGAGGGCCGGCCGTGA
- a CDS encoding TatD family hydrolase encodes MLIDTHCHLDAAEFDPDRDAVAARAVAAGVRLAVVPAVEVANFAAVEALAARGVPPLPGTRSTPYPVPEDGARPEAAAPSTAPPSPPLPAGPAGPRAPSSDTPAAFAPPPDTPPPLGGLCVAPAYGIHPLYVPGASDADLATLATRLEAALAGPYPPVAVGEIGLDGFVPALQAPDLRARQEALFLAQLKLARDFGLPVILHIRRAQDTVLKYLRQVFGKGGSPGGIAHAFNGSEQQAHAFLDLGLRLGFGGTLTYDGSQRIRRLAATLPGDALVLETDAPDIPPAFAPRQRNEPAHLAAIAAVLGELRGLDPDEVAALTSGNARAALPGLAAYATP; translated from the coding sequence ATGCTCATCGACACCCACTGTCACCTGGACGCCGCCGAGTTCGACCCGGACCGGGACGCCGTGGCCGCCCGGGCGGTAGCTGCCGGGGTGCGCCTGGCGGTGGTGCCGGCGGTGGAAGTGGCCAACTTCGCCGCAGTGGAAGCCCTGGCGGCCCGTGGAGTTCCTCCTCTTCCGGGAACCCGAAGCACCCCATACCCCGTCCCGGAGGATGGCGCCCGGCCCGAAGCCGCCGCACCCAGCACCGCCCCCCCCTCCCCCCCGCTCCCCGCAGGGCCGGCCGGCCCCCGTGCTCCGTCCTCTGACACCCCTGCTGCATTCGCCCCCCCTCCGGATACCCCGCCGCCCCTGGGCGGCCTGTGCGTCGCCCCGGCCTACGGCATCCATCCCCTCTACGTGCCCGGGGCCAGCGACGCCGACCTGGCGACCCTGGCCACCCGGCTGGAAGCCGCCCTGGCCGGCCCCTACCCGCCGGTAGCCGTGGGCGAGATCGGCTTGGACGGCTTCGTCCCGGCACTGCAGGCACCCGACCTGCGCGCCCGCCAGGAAGCCCTCTTCCTCGCCCAGCTCAAGCTGGCCCGGGATTTCGGCCTGCCGGTGATCCTGCACATCCGCCGCGCCCAGGACACGGTGCTCAAGTACCTACGCCAGGTGTTCGGCAAGGGCGGCAGCCCCGGCGGCATCGCCCACGCCTTCAACGGCAGCGAGCAGCAGGCCCACGCCTTCCTCGACCTGGGGTTGCGCCTGGGCTTTGGCGGCACCCTGACCTACGACGGCTCCCAGCGCATCCGCCGCCTCGCCGCCACCCTACCGGGCGACGCCTTGGTGCTGGAGACCGACGCCCCGGACATCCCCCCCGCCTTCGCCCCCCGCCAGCGCAACGAACCGGCCCATCTGGCGGCCATCGCCGCGGTACTCGGCGAGCTGCGCGGCCTCGACCCGGACGAGGTGGCGGCCCTGACCAGCGGCAACGCCCGGGCCGCCCTGCCCGGACTGGCCGCCTACGCCACGCCCTGA
- a CDS encoding enoyl-CoA hydratase/isomerase family protein, which yields MSDTREPAVLSRHADGVAVLTLNRPAALNALNVAMIDDLRRAAQAALDDPDVGAIVITGAGDHFMAGGDLKWFHQQLHLNEADLRILFEDLIAKVHATTLLLKEGGKPVVAAVRGAAAGFGLSLMMACDLAVAAEDAYFTLAYRHIGISPDGGATWSLPRLVGAKRAAEIALLGDRFGAAQALDWGLVNRVVAKDAVHDEALALAKRLADGPRQALANTRALLQRSLTTGLPEQLAREQASFAQCATTPDFAEGLAAFLEKRPARFGRG from the coding sequence ATGAGCGACACCCGCGAACCCGCTGTACTGAGCCGCCACGCCGACGGCGTGGCCGTGCTCACCCTCAACCGTCCGGCAGCACTGAACGCCCTCAACGTGGCCATGATCGACGACCTGCGCCGTGCCGCCCAGGCGGCCCTGGACGACCCGGACGTCGGAGCCATCGTCATCACCGGCGCCGGCGACCACTTCATGGCCGGCGGCGATCTGAAGTGGTTCCACCAGCAGCTGCACCTGAACGAGGCCGATCTGCGCATCCTGTTCGAGGATCTGATCGCCAAGGTGCACGCCACCACCCTGCTGCTCAAGGAAGGCGGCAAGCCCGTGGTGGCCGCGGTGCGCGGCGCCGCCGCCGGCTTCGGTCTGTCGCTGATGATGGCCTGCGACCTGGCGGTGGCCGCCGAGGACGCCTATTTCACCCTGGCCTACCGGCACATCGGCATCTCCCCGGACGGCGGCGCCACCTGGTCCCTGCCACGCCTCGTGGGAGCCAAGCGCGCCGCCGAAATCGCCCTGCTCGGCGACCGCTTCGGCGCCGCCCAGGCCCTCGACTGGGGCCTGGTGAACCGGGTGGTGGCCAAGGACGCCGTGCACGACGAAGCCCTGGCCCTGGCCAAGCGCCTCGCCGACGGTCCGCGCCAGGCTTTGGCCAACACTCGGGCCCTGCTGCAGCGCTCGCTCACCACCGGCCTGCCCGAGCAGCTCGCCCGGGAGCAGGCCAGCTTCGCCCAGTGCGCCACCACTCCGGATTTCGCCGAGGGTCTGGCGGCCTTTCTGGAAAAGCGCCCGGCCCGCTTCGGCAGGGGTTGA